The nucleotide window TCCATCTGACCAGCAAGCCAGAATCACGGGTGATCGGCCATCCTCTTCGTTAGGCAGCCCACGGACCACCGAATTTCAAGGTATCTGAAAAAGCTTCGGGAAGTTGGCAACATCTAGCGCCTGATTGACGCCCCCGCGAACACCTGCAAGGGTGATTTCCTTCCTTGTGCCAGCCATCTTGTCGCGTATCGTAACGAATTTGCAAGCTGATCCATGCCCTCGTCGCAATTTACAAGTCCCGTTCGAGCGCGATGCTAAACTGCGAGCACCATCCCGAACGCGCTCATTCGATGATCAAGTTCTGCACTCACTGCGGTGCTGGCCTCTCCTTCGAGATTCCCGCCGGCGACACCCTCCCCAGGCACGTCTGCTGCCGTTGCGGTCACGTTCATTATGAGAACCCACGGCTCATCGTCGGCTGCGTCGCAACCTGGGAGGGTCGTATTCTTCTTTGCCGCCGCGCCATCGAACCGCGACGTGGCTTCTGGACGGTGCCTGCCGGCTTCATGGAAAATGGTGAAACCACTGCCGAAGCGGCTTGTCGTGAAACACACGAGGAAGCTGGCGCACGGATCATTGTTGAAGCGCCATTTGCGATGGTCAGCATCGCGCATATAAATCAGGTTCATCTCTTCTATCGCGGCCATCTCGCCACACCCGAGCACTCGGCCGGGGATGAAAGCCTCGAGGCTGCCCTGCTGCAGCCGAATGACATTCCGTGGGGTGAAATCGCCTTCCGCAGCGTAACCCACTGCCTCGAACACTACCTCAAGGATGCAGCAAAAGGTAGCTTCGGATTTCACGAAACGGCGCTTGGTCCGTTGAGTATAGCGACCTGATTACTCATCCAGGCGGTAGTGGATTGGCAGCGTCAGCGCAAACTGCCGGCCATGTGCGAATTCCGACCCAAACTGGACAGTCATTCCGACGGAACCTGGACACTGATTCCGAGGCAAACTGGACACCGATTCCGACGGAATCTGGACAGCCCAAAGTCATAACGTAGCACGCGGGATAACCGTGGCACCCTCAGCGCATTTGCCGAGGACCACATGGCGAATAGCAGGTTATCCATGCGCAAGATTTTTGAAGTATTACGGCTATCCGTTGCGGACGGTCGCAGTCACCGCGAGATTGCCCGGGCAGTCGATTCCTCACCGACGACGGT belongs to Candidatus Cloacimonadota bacterium and includes:
- a CDS encoding NUDIX hydrolase → MKFCTHCGAGLSFEIPAGDTLPRHVCCRCGHVHYENPRLIVGCVATWEGRILLCRRAIEPRRGFWTVPAGFMENGETTAEAACRETHEEAGARIIVEAPFAMVSIAHINQVHLFYRGHLATPEHSAGDESLEAALLQPNDIPWGEIAFRSVTHCLEHYLKDAAKGSFGFHETALGPLSIAT